From the Bacteroidales bacterium genome, one window contains:
- a CDS encoding 5'-nucleotidase, lipoprotein e(P4) family, translating to MKKTLFFCLIILIISCNESRNNSQLENKTDTAILNTEISENEHLVMSVLWYQKSAEMKALYYQTFNLAMMMLDEHLASLDPELKPAVICDIDETLLDNSPFEGKCINENISYSSETWKNWSDKTSAKALPGAIEFTNYAKHKNVEVFYISNRKIDELDSTMSNMKKLNFPFIDKEHFLLKTKTSDKTERRNKISKNYEIILLIGDNLGDFSEIFNERYQNFGFEIVEQNIDEFGNRFIILPNPMYGNWESAIYGGTYNLPNEEKNIKRKENIVSY from the coding sequence ATGAAGAAAACACTCTTTTTTTGTTTAATTATTCTAATCATTTCTTGCAATGAGAGCAGGAATAATTCACAGCTTGAAAATAAAACAGACACAGCAATACTTAATACAGAAATTTCTGAGAATGAACATCTTGTAATGTCGGTTTTGTGGTATCAGAAATCTGCTGAAATGAAAGCCTTATACTATCAGACTTTTAATTTGGCAATGATGATGCTTGATGAACATCTTGCTTCTCTTGACCCAGAGTTAAAACCTGCTGTTATTTGCGATATTGATGAAACACTTTTAGATAACAGTCCTTTTGAAGGGAAATGTATTAATGAAAATATAAGTTATTCATCCGAAACATGGAAAAACTGGTCAGACAAAACTTCTGCAAAAGCATTACCGGGAGCTATTGAATTTACTAATTATGCTAAACACAAAAATGTTGAAGTTTTTTATATTTCAAATCGTAAAATTGATGAATTAGACTCTACAATGAGCAATATGAAAAAATTAAACTTCCCTTTTATTGACAAGGAACATTTTCTTTTAAAAACAAAAACCAGCGATAAAACAGAAAGAAGAAATAAAATATCAAAAAATTATGAAATTATTCTTTTAATAGGCGACAATCTTGGTGATTTTTCAGAAATCTTTAACGAAAGGTATCAAAATTTCGGGTTTGAAATTGTTGAACAAAATATTGATGAGTTTGGAAACAGATTTATAATACTTCCAAATCCAATGTACGGAAACTGGGAAAGTGCTATTTATGGTGGCACCTATAACTTGCCCAACGAAGAAAAAAACATAAAACGAAAAGAAAATATTGTTAGTTATTAA
- a CDS encoding TetR/AcrR family transcriptional regulator — translation MSPRTAEQFKEIRKGKKEIILNSALEIFAEQGFHGASISKIAQHANISKGLIYNYFESKEDLLKEIIFNGLDEMFVFFDPNHDGKLTKDECIYFINEIFKLISENCKFWKLYFSVLAQPVVLKLIEKKLTERIIPMLKMLENYYIDKGVEEPYVKARLVTAILDGVGMHYIVDPKGFPLEETKKIIIDKFV, via the coding sequence ATGTCTCCACGAACAGCAGAACAATTTAAAGAAATCAGAAAAGGGAAAAAAGAAATTATTCTGAATTCAGCACTTGAAATATTTGCCGAGCAAGGATTTCATGGTGCTTCGATAAGTAAAATTGCACAACATGCTAATATCTCAAAAGGCTTAATATATAATTATTTCGAAAGTAAAGAAGATTTATTAAAAGAAATAATTTTTAACGGGCTTGATGAAATGTTTGTTTTTTTTGATCCAAATCACGACGGTAAACTAACAAAAGATGAATGTATATATTTTATTAACGAAATCTTTAAATTAATTTCGGAGAATTGTAAATTTTGGAAGCTGTATTTTTCTGTTTTGGCTCAACCTGTTGTCCTAAAATTAATTGAAAAAAAATTGACGGAACGCATTATTCCAATGCTAAAAATGCTGGAAAACTATTACATAGATAAAGGGGTTGAAGAACCTTATGTAAAAGCAAGATTAGTTACTGCAATTTTAGATGGTGTAGGCATGCATTATATCGTTGATCCTAAAGGATTCCCTTTAGAAGAAACCAAAAAAATAATTATTGATAAATTTGTTTAA